The Clostridium sp. DL-VIII DNA window ACTCATGGTTTTTCTAGCTTCTAATCCTAATATAGTTTTTACTAAGGAACAATTATTTGATAAAATATGGGGAGAAGAGTACTATGGAGATACAGCTACTGTAGCGGTTCATATACAGAAGCTTAGAAAGAAGATTGAAAAGGATCCTGGAAATCCAGAATACATAGAAACGCTTTGGGGAACAGGGTATAGGTTTAACTCATAGAATTATATATGCTGCAATAATAAAATTAAATTATAGAAAAAGTTTATATAATGACTATTATTTTAATAATTATCTACGAAATTGGGTAAGATGAAAATAATTAGAGTTCATTGAAAGCTATCTTAGAATGAAAAATAATTTTAAGATAGCTTTTTTAGTGAGGTTTTAGAGGTATAAGTCACAATCAAGTCGTTAATTTATTTAATATACCTTCGCAATATATTAGATTATTATGATAAAATAATATGAGAGCATAAAAAAAATAAGAGATATTTGGTAAACTGAATAAAGATATGTCATAAAATAAGGAAGTGAATTGATGAATATATTCTTAGGCTTAACAGTTATAATCTTAATTTTAAATACGCTTCTTTCTCTATCGTTAATCTTTATAGAGAGAAAAGATCCTACCACAACATGGGCATGGCTTTTAATAGTTATGGTTTTACCAGGCTTAGGATTTATTATTTATATTCTTCTTGGACAAAATTTAAGCAGACAGAAGATTTTCAAAAAGAAAATAAAATTTGATGAGAATAAAAGAAAAAACTTAAGTGATAAATATGAAATAGGCAATGATGATTGTCATCATGTAAGGGAGAGATTTCTCGATTTAATAAATATGAATTTCAACCATTCAGGGGCAAGGCTCACAACTAATAATAGAGTTAATGTATATGTAAATGGTGAAGATAAATTTAAACAATTAATAGAAGACATAAAAAATGCAAAGAAATATATTCATATTGAATATTATATTTTTAAGAATGATATACTTGGAAAAAGTATAATAGATGAACTTACAAAAAAAGCAAAAAGCGGTCTGGAAGTTAGACTATTAGTAGATAGTATGGGTTCAAGAAAATTAACGAAAAAAGCACTTAAAGAGTATATTCATGCTGGAGGAAAGTTTTCGATATTTTTCCCAGGAATTTTACCACATCTTAATACACGTATAAATTATAGAAATCACAGAAAAATTGTTGTTATTGATGGTAAATTTGGATATGTAGGTGGATTTAATGTTGGAAAAGAATATATAAATAAAGATCCTGAAGTTGGTTTTTGGAGAGATACACATGTGAGAATACAGGGTGAAGCGGTTGATTATTTAAATGAAAGATTCTTGCTTGACTGGTGCCATGCTTCTGAGGAAGATATAGAGAATTATGAAAATTATTCAGAAGAATTTAGCGAAGATTTTGGTGATGTAGGCATGCAAATTGTAACAAGCGGACCTGACCATAAGGAAGAATATATTAGGAATGCATATTTAAAGCTGATTAATAATGCTAAAAATAATTTATATTTAGAAACTCCATATCTTGTACCGGATGGACCAATATTAGAATCATTAAAAATCTCAGCGTTATCAGGAGTAGATGTTAGAATTATAATACCAGGAAAACCAGATCATTTCTTTATGAAGTGGGCGGCAAGCTCATATATAGGTGAGTTATTAGAAGCAGGAATAAAGGTCTATAATTATGAAAAAGGTTTTATCCATTCAAAAACTATAGTTGCCGATGGTGCAGTAATGAGTATAGGAACAGCTAATATGGATATCAGGAGTTTTAAGCTTAATTTTGAGGTAAATGCATTTATTTTTGATAATAGAATTGCAAGAGATGGAGAAATT harbors:
- the cls gene encoding cardiolipin synthase: MNIFLGLTVIILILNTLLSLSLIFIERKDPTTTWAWLLIVMVLPGLGFIIYILLGQNLSRQKIFKKKIKFDENKRKNLSDKYEIGNDDCHHVRERFLDLINMNFNHSGARLTTNNRVNVYVNGEDKFKQLIEDIKNAKKYIHIEYYIFKNDILGKSIIDELTKKAKSGLEVRLLVDSMGSRKLTKKALKEYIHAGGKFSIFFPGILPHLNTRINYRNHRKIVVIDGKFGYVGGFNVGKEYINKDPEVGFWRDTHVRIQGEAVDYLNERFLLDWCHASEEDIENYENYSEEFSEDFGDVGMQIVTSGPDHKEEYIRNAYLKLINNAKNNLYLETPYLVPDGPILESLKISALSGVDVRIIIPGKPDHFFMKWAASSYIGELLEAGIKVYNYEKGFIHSKTIVADGAVMSIGTANMDIRSFKLNFEVNAFIFDNRIARDGEIEFMKDIKDSEEITKEIYDNRSISLRIKESLIRLVSPIL